Proteins encoded within one genomic window of Candidatus Omnitrophota bacterium:
- the pheS gene encoding phenylalanine--tRNA ligase subunit alpha yields the protein MLDKIKQLEQEALSEIGSAANSRDALEALRIKYLGRKGVIADLFKEMASLPADEKPQAGQQLNLFKNSVTRALDERLGSASALEEDTKDKIDVTLPGIPATVGKLHPITATINEICAVFVGLGFRIVDGPEIETEHYNFETLNIPLEHPSRDAFDTFYLKSDSNQKFLLRSHTSPVQARFMESNKPPFSIVVPGKVYRPDATDASHSFMFHQVEGLVVGNDIKFSDLKGVLTLFAKQMFGKDTKMRFRPSFFPFTEPSAEVDISCIICGGPGRDKTGAPHRCSVCGGKGWLEILGAGMVNPKVFKKVGYDPEKVTGLAFGMGVERIAMLKYGIDDIRMFFENDVRFLRQF from the coding sequence ATGCTTGATAAGATAAAACAACTGGAACAGGAAGCCCTCTCAGAGATAGGCTCCGCGGCCAATAGCCGCGACGCCCTGGAGGCTCTCAGGATAAAATATCTCGGAAGGAAGGGCGTCATCGCCGATCTCTTCAAAGAGATGGCCTCGCTCCCAGCGGACGAAAAGCCGCAGGCCGGGCAGCAGTTGAATCTATTCAAGAATTCGGTGACGAGAGCCCTGGATGAGCGCTTAGGCTCGGCCTCGGCCCTTGAGGAAGATACGAAAGACAAGATCGACGTGACCCTGCCAGGCATACCGGCTACCGTCGGCAAATTACATCCGATCACTGCTACCATTAACGAGATATGCGCTGTATTCGTCGGCCTCGGTTTCAGGATCGTAGACGGGCCGGAGATAGAGACCGAGCATTATAATTTCGAAACGCTGAACATACCGCTTGAACACCCTTCGCGCGACGCCTTCGACACGTTCTACCTTAAAAGCGATAGTAACCAGAAATTCTTGCTTAGAAGCCACACCTCTCCGGTCCAGGCCCGCTTCATGGAATCGAACAAGCCGCCTTTTTCCATAGTCGTCCCGGGCAAGGTCTATAGGCCGGACGCCACGGACGCGTCCCATTCGTTCATGTTCCACCAGGTCGAAGGGCTCGTGGTCGGGAATGATATAAAATTCTCGGACCTGAAAGGCGTTCTAACCCTTTTTGCGAAACAGATGTTCGGCAAAGATACGAAGATGAGATTCCGCCCGAGCTTCTTTCCTTTTACTGAACCGAGCGCTGAGGTCGATATTTCGTGCATCATCTGCGGCGGCCCCGGCCGCGATAAAACGGGAGCGCCGCACAGATGCAGCGTCTGCGGAGGCAAGGGCTGGCTCGAGATATTAGGCGCCGGTATGGTGAACCCTAAGGTCTTCAAAAAAGTGGGCTACGATCCCGAAAAGGTCACAGGGCTCGCGTTCGGCATGGGCGTGGAACGAATAGCCATGCTTAAATATGGCATAGATGATATAAGGATGTTCTTCGAGAACGACGTAAGATTTTTGAGGCAATTTTAA
- a CDS encoding DUF1559 domain-containing protein, with translation MKNKGFTHEPVHEPLTSFGFGTVQGFAPPKERNPAKKEATTVRRRSFTLIELLVVVAIVMVTLLVLTPFIHMAKARARKISCANNLRHISLGLHAYAADHNGAFPQTLGELYPNYIEDQKSFDCPASKSVGSPAGPDYIYVQSLTENAPPKDPIAQDIENNHKRGKYILKVDGSLEWIARR, from the coding sequence ATGAAGAATAAAGGGTTTACCCATGAACCAGTCCACGAACCACTCACTTCGTTCGGGTTCGGGACGGTTCAGGGTTTCGCTCCACCGAAAGAGCGAAATCCTGCAAAAAAAGAAGCCACCACTGTAAGGCGGCGGAGCTTCACGCTTATAGAGTTACTGGTCGTGGTGGCTATAGTCATGGTCACCTTGCTCGTCCTTACGCCTTTCATCCATATGGCCAAGGCCCGCGCTCGCAAGATAAGCTGCGCCAATAATTTACGGCATATAAGCCTTGGGCTGCACGCGTATGCGGCCGATCATAATGGAGCGTTCCCGCAGACGCTGGGGGAGTTGTACCCGAATTACATAGAAGACCAGAAGAGTTTCGATTGTCCGGCAAGCAAAAGTGTGGGGAGTCCGGCCGGCCCTGATTATATATATGTGCAGAGCCTTACAGAGAACGCTCCTCCGAAAGATCCAATTGCGCAGGACATAGAGAATAATCACAAGCGCGGTAAATACATTCTCAAGGTCGACGGTTCTTTGGAATGGATCGCGAGACGTTAG
- a CDS encoding flavoprotein, with protein sequence MTKSPRTVLLGVTGSIAAYKACEIISALRKSSVDVQALLTKEGERFITPLTLQTLSRNKVVADMFELPDEWNPVHTSLADKADLILIAPATANIIGKLAGGTCDDILSCVVFASSAPVLIAPAMNEKMYMHKIVQENIAKLKKIGYKFIGPVKGHLACGHAAIGHLADTQDIVKEALRLLK encoded by the coding sequence GTGACAAAGTCGCCGAGGACCGTCCTCTTAGGGGTGACCGGCAGTATCGCCGCGTATAAGGCCTGCGAGATAATAAGCGCGCTCCGGAAATCATCGGTCGACGTCCAGGCGCTGTTGACTAAAGAGGGGGAGCGGTTCATAACGCCGCTGACCCTGCAGACGTTGTCGCGCAATAAAGTCGTCGCCGACATGTTCGAATTGCCTGACGAATGGAACCCGGTGCACACGTCGCTCGCCGACAAGGCGGACCTCATATTGATAGCGCCGGCAACGGCGAATATCATAGGGAAGCTGGCCGGGGGCACGTGCGACGACATATTGAGCTGCGTCGTTTTTGCGTCGAGCGCGCCCGTCCTGATAGCGCCGGCCATGAACGAGAAGATGTATATGCATAAAATAGTGCAGGAGAACATAGCCAAACTTAAAAAGATAGGATACAAATTCATAGGCCCCGTAAAAGGGCATCTCGCCTGCGGGCACGCAGCCATCGGCCACCTTGCCGATACGCAGGATATCGTAAAAGAAGCTTTAAGGCTTTTGAAGTGA
- the rplT gene encoding 50S ribosomal protein L20 — protein MSRVKHAVATKKHRKRVLDAAEGQWGGRHRFYRRAKESVAKGMMYSYRDRKARKRDFRTLWIARINAGCREHGLSYSLFISGLKKAKITLDRKILSELAISDKKAFAKLVEMAKA, from the coding sequence ATGTCACGAGTAAAACACGCAGTTGCGACGAAGAAACACAGGAAGAGGGTTCTCGACGCCGCCGAAGGCCAATGGGGCGGCAGGCATCGTTTTTACCGCCGGGCCAAGGAGTCGGTGGCCAAGGGTATGATGTATAGCTACAGGGACAGGAAGGCAAGAAAACGTGATTTCCGCACGCTCTGGATAGCGAGGATAAACGCCGGATGCAGGGAGCATGGCTTGTCTTATTCGCTCTTCATCAGCGGATTGAAGAAAGCCAAGATCACGCTTGACCGTAAGATACTTTCGGAACTTGCAATCTCGGATAAGAAGGCATTCGCTAAGCTGGTGGAAATGGCAAAAGCATAA
- the pheT gene encoding phenylalanine--tRNA ligase subunit beta, with amino-acid sequence MRISYNWLKEYIDIKVPAEKLAEMLTMAGATVESVEAVPGDSLLEIEVTANRPDWLSYIGVARELSAITGAKLKTPEIKGNPSAAPIRRGDGMSRHCKTQGGIPPWVATQAGKFSGENFKITVEDKALCPRYTARIIRNVKVGESPAWLKTKIEAMGLRPVNNIVDVTNFCLFETGEPMHAFDLDSLEGGAVNIRKAKQGEKIIAIDNAAKTLDGTMLVIADSARPVAIAGVMGGINTEVSQATKNILLEAAFFDPISIRRTARKLSISTESSYRFERRVDMANIAYSSDRAAALIAKLTGGEIGEFVDIGKKSEAPRTVEIKCSRFGVKLGADIPASKIKKILSLLGLKAKTSSGDKVKFEIPSFRYDLNNEIDLIEEVARIYGYDNIPETIPPVVEQPIRLPRGMEIAGNIRAGLIAMGANEIITYSLLGRKLLAMAAIPDNGIVEIVNPLTSEQEIMRPSLIPGMLNAILWNMNRKTKDLKLFELGNIYVKEGGKVTEKKHLSIGIAGSAFSSWAGSSRESSFFDVKGAVETLLSSLGVENVTFKQVKDSSFSSAACASIEIDGKSAGIIGEASRKVLAAYDIKDKVYVCELCVEPILQRAMTVKRFVHLPKYPSVYRDISIVVGKDVTNSDLIIAIKSAGGNALKETKLIDRYIGKQIPDGKVSLTYRLEYRDLNKTLEEREISLLHSGILRALEEKFGAKLR; translated from the coding sequence ATGCGGATCAGTTACAATTGGCTAAAAGAATACATCGATATCAAAGTTCCGGCGGAGAAACTTGCCGAGATGCTGACTATGGCAGGCGCGACAGTGGAATCCGTCGAGGCTGTGCCCGGCGACAGCCTGTTGGAGATAGAGGTGACCGCAAACAGGCCCGACTGGCTGTCATATATCGGCGTGGCGCGCGAACTTTCGGCAATCACCGGCGCGAAGCTGAAGACGCCTGAAATTAAAGGTAATCCCTCCGCCGCTCCTATTCGTCGCGGCGACGGGATGTCCCGCCATTGCAAAACTCAGGGCGGGATCCCGCCCTGGGTAGCTACCCAGGCGGGGAAATTTTCCGGCGAAAATTTCAAGATCACCGTCGAGGATAAGGCCCTCTGCCCCAGATATACGGCCAGGATAATCAGGAATGTAAAAGTAGGCGAATCTCCTGCGTGGCTCAAGACGAAGATCGAGGCGATGGGGCTTCGCCCGGTCAATAACATCGTAGACGTAACAAACTTCTGCCTCTTTGAGACAGGGGAGCCGATGCACGCGTTCGACCTGGACTCGCTCGAAGGCGGCGCGGTAAATATACGTAAGGCAAAGCAGGGCGAAAAGATCATCGCCATAGACAATGCGGCAAAGACCTTGGACGGGACAATGCTTGTGATAGCCGATTCTGCCAGACCTGTCGCGATAGCGGGCGTCATGGGCGGGATAAATACGGAAGTATCGCAGGCGACGAAGAATATATTGCTGGAAGCCGCGTTTTTCGATCCCATCTCTATCAGAAGGACGGCAAGGAAGCTCTCGATATCGACGGAATCGAGCTACAGGTTCGAGAGGCGCGTCGATATGGCTAATATAGCGTATTCGTCGGACAGGGCAGCGGCGCTCATAGCGAAATTGACAGGCGGCGAGATAGGCGAATTCGTCGATATAGGGAAGAAGTCGGAAGCGCCGCGGACAGTAGAGATCAAATGTTCGAGGTTTGGCGTAAAACTGGGAGCCGATATTCCGGCATCAAAAATAAAGAAGATATTAAGCCTGTTGGGACTGAAGGCAAAGACCTCGTCGGGCGACAAGGTGAAATTCGAGATACCGTCTTTTCGCTATGACCTTAACAACGAGATAGACCTCATCGAGGAGGTGGCCAGGATATATGGTTACGATAATATCCCGGAAACTATCCCGCCTGTTGTCGAACAGCCGATAAGGTTGCCGCGCGGCATGGAGATTGCGGGCAATATTCGCGCGGGCCTCATCGCTATGGGCGCGAACGAGATCATAACCTATAGTCTTCTCGGCAGAAAACTCCTTGCGATGGCCGCGATCCCGGATAACGGCATAGTGGAGATAGTGAACCCGCTCACAAGTGAGCAGGAGATAATGAGGCCGAGCCTTATCCCGGGGATGCTGAACGCGATACTTTGGAATATGAACAGGAAGACGAAGGACCTGAAGCTTTTTGAGTTAGGCAACATATATGTAAAAGAAGGCGGCAAGGTAACTGAGAAGAAGCATCTGTCGATAGGCATCGCAGGCTCTGCGTTCTCAAGCTGGGCCGGTTCCTCGAGGGAGTCGAGCTTCTTCGACGTGAAAGGAGCGGTCGAAACGCTCCTCTCATCACTCGGCGTGGAGAACGTTACTTTCAAACAGGTCAAAGACAGCAGTTTTTCATCCGCGGCATGCGCGTCTATAGAGATAGACGGTAAGAGCGCGGGAATTATAGGCGAAGCGAGCCGCAAGGTCCTCGCGGCATACGACATCAAAGACAAGGTCTACGTCTGTGAACTCTGCGTCGAGCCTATACTGCAGCGCGCGATGACTGTAAAACGTTTTGTCCACCTGCCGAAATATCCGTCAGTCTATCGCGACATATCGATAGTGGTCGGGAAAGACGTTACGAACTCGGATCTGATCATCGCGATAAAAAGCGCGGGCGGAAACGCTCTCAAAGAGACTAAACTTATCGACAGGTACATCGGAAAGCAGATCCCCGACGGGAAAGTCTCTCTTACTTACAGGCTGGAATACCGGGATCTCAACAAGACTCTTGAAGAAAGAGAGATCTCGCTCCTCCATTCCGGCATCCTCCGCGCCCTCGAAGAAAAATTCGGCGCAAAACTCAGGTAA
- a CDS encoding ORF6N domain-containing protein — protein sequence MKELIPQEIIENKIYLIRGHKVILDKDLASLYEVDPRALRQQVKRNKERFPEDFMFQLTEEELIFMVSQNVTPSRKTFGGYLPYAFTEQGVAMLSGVLHSKRAVLVNIAIMRAFVRLKTILSTHKELAHKLNELERKIEKHDGDISSIFEAIRQLMAPTPQKARVIKGFKQVR from the coding sequence ATGAAAGAATTAATACCACAGGAGATTATTGAGAATAAGATATATCTCATCAGAGGGCATAAGGTTATACTGGATAAGGACTTAGCAAGTCTTTACGAAGTGGATCCCAGGGCTTTAAGGCAGCAGGTCAAAAGAAACAAAGAAAGGTTCCCAGAGGATTTCATGTTTCAGCTCACGGAGGAAGAGCTGATCTTCATGGTGTCACAAAATGTTACACCATCACGAAAAACTTTCGGAGGATATCTACCCTATGCCTTTACTGAGCAAGGGGTAGCTATGTTATCTGGAGTTTTACACAGTAAACGCGCCGTGCTAGTTAACATTGCTATAATGCGCGCATTCGTAAGGTTAAAAACTATCTTATCTACCCATAAAGAGCTCGCCCACAAGTTGAATGAGCTCGAACGCAAGATCGAGAAGCACGACGGAGACATCAGCTCGATATTCGAGGCGATCCGCCAGCTCATGGCGCCTACGCCTCAAAAGGCGCGGGTCATAAAAGGATTTAAGCAAGTGCGGTAG
- the rpoZ gene encoding DNA-directed RNA polymerase subunit omega, with protein sequence MYEVDIEKLLNKTGSTYKLVVLTTMRAIELSDGAARLVTAAPEIKTINVALQEISEGKITYKMKEKK encoded by the coding sequence ATGTACGAGGTCGATATCGAAAAATTATTGAATAAGACCGGAAGCACCTATAAACTCGTGGTGCTTACGACCATGAGGGCGATCGAGCTCTCCGACGGCGCGGCAAGGCTCGTCACGGCCGCTCCGGAGATAAAGACCATAAATGTAGCGTTGCAGGAGATATCCGAAGGCAAGATAACGTACAAGATGAAGGAAAAGAAGTGA
- the infC gene encoding translation initiation factor IF-3: MNSRIRVREVRVVGEEGEQLGVLATPDALKRAEEAGLDLVEVAPTAVPPVCRIMDYSKYKYEQEKREKEARKKQKIVHLKEVRMGPKIGEHDYQFKLKNLEEFLKRGDKVKVTMMFKGREMSHVDLGRKILDRLCSDVSAIGEIEERPRLEGRFINMVIRAK, encoded by the coding sequence ATAAACAGTAGGATCAGGGTAAGAGAGGTGAGAGTAGTAGGCGAGGAGGGCGAACAGTTGGGGGTCCTGGCGACGCCGGACGCATTGAAACGCGCCGAAGAAGCAGGGCTCGATCTTGTAGAGGTAGCGCCGACAGCGGTGCCGCCGGTCTGCAGGATAATGGATTACTCGAAGTACAAATACGAACAGGAAAAACGGGAGAAGGAAGCCCGTAAGAAGCAGAAGATTGTTCATCTGAAAGAAGTGAGGATGGGGCCGAAGATCGGCGAACACGACTATCAGTTCAAGCTCAAGAACCTGGAAGAGTTCCTGAAGAGGGGCGACAAGGTCAAGGTCACCATGATGTTCAAGGGCAGGGAGATGTCGCACGTGGACCTCGGCAGGAAGATCCTGGACAGGCTATGTAGCGACGTATCCGCGATAGGAGAGATAGAGGAACGTCCCAGGCTCGAAGGCCGTTTCATCAATATGGTGATCAGGGCGAAGTAA
- a CDS encoding phosphopantothenoylcysteine decarboxylase, whose translation MRSNIGAILITAGPTRERIDPVRFISNYSTGTFGYEIAREAKRRGRRVILVSGPTSLKVPPGVKVVMVESAAEMQSAVMKNLRSAGCVIMAAAVSDWRVRREARGKIKRRGGAKTLELVENPDILREIGRKRHGTLVGFALETEGLEKNAAKKLKEKNLDLIVANRLTPKNDVFGPGRVDAVIMDRLGNKVMARRKTKKELAKIILDRALNFNI comes from the coding sequence GTGAGGTCGAATATCGGCGCCATTCTTATAACCGCAGGGCCCACGCGAGAACGAATCGATCCCGTCAGGTTCATATCAAATTATTCTACAGGAACATTCGGTTATGAGATAGCAAGGGAAGCGAAGAGGAGAGGGCGCCGCGTCATCCTAGTAAGCGGGCCGACGTCGTTAAAAGTTCCGCCGGGAGTAAAAGTTGTGATGGTGGAGAGCGCCGCCGAGATGCAAAGCGCGGTGATGAAGAATTTACGTTCGGCCGGGTGCGTGATAATGGCCGCCGCTGTATCGGATTGGCGTGTCCGCCGGGAAGCGCGCGGCAAGATAAAACGCCGCGGAGGCGCAAAGACCCTGGAGCTGGTCGAGAACCCCGACATACTTCGTGAGATCGGGCGTAAAAGACACGGGACACTGGTCGGATTCGCGCTGGAGACCGAGGGTCTCGAAAAGAACGCGGCGAAAAAATTGAAAGAGAAGAATCTGGATCTTATCGTGGCCAACAGGCTAACGCCCAAGAACGATGTATTCGGCCCGGGGCGCGTCGACGCGGTGATAATGGACAGGCTCGGGAATAAGGTAATGGCGCGGCGTAAAACGAAGAAAGAACTGGCTAAGATTATTCTTGACAGGGCGTTAAATTTTAATATATAG
- the gmk gene encoding guanylate kinase translates to MKKTAAKLFVISAPSGSGKTTLCNKLFGERSGLERSVSTTTRPPRPGEKEGVDYFFVSKKRFMRMIDNDEFLEHEENFGNFYGTRKRAINDNLKIGRSVVLSIDVKGAMKVRKAFPKKSVLIFILPPSMKVLSKRLRARMSDHPQAILKRLSLAKKEMAYRKKYDYRIINDRLDSAYKKLKKIITLELGGA, encoded by the coding sequence ATGAAAAAGACGGCCGCCAAACTATTTGTAATCTCAGCTCCGTCGGGATCGGGCAAGACGACCCTGTGCAATAAGCTGTTTGGCGAAAGAAGCGGTCTCGAGCGTTCCGTATCGACGACCACCAGGCCCCCGAGACCGGGAGAGAAAGAAGGCGTCGATTATTTCTTCGTATCCAAAAAGCGCTTTATGCGCATGATAGATAATGACGAATTTTTGGAGCACGAAGAGAATTTCGGGAATTTCTACGGCACGCGGAAGAGAGCGATAAACGACAACCTAAAAATCGGCAGGTCCGTCGTATTGAGCATAGACGTCAAAGGGGCTATGAAGGTAAGGAAGGCGTTCCCCAAAAAGAGCGTGCTCATATTCATACTGCCGCCTTCCATGAAAGTATTGAGCAAACGGCTCCGCGCCAGGATGTCCGACCACCCGCAGGCGATATTGAAGAGATTGAGCCTTGCGAAAAAGGAGATGGCGTACAGGAAGAAGTACGATTACAGGATAATAAATGACAGGCTGGACAGCGCCTATAAGAAGCTGAAGAAGATCATAACGTTGGAACTGGGAGGAGCGTAG
- a CDS encoding YicC/YloC family endoribonuclease: MIRSMTGFGRGEAKFNNGRITVEIKTVNHKFFDVTSKLPNNTSEYEDRIKEVLQKKIKRGKINLILSYDGAFLKGEKILVNKKAAKSYHRGMLELRKYLGLKDDITVKDIMMLPGVVSYESKEEDLAAFWPKVKKALDAAVDKLVADREKEGRNLCADLSKRTKDIEKMLSVIRSRAHLNIDEYRKRFADRAKELTGGREIDMGRLEMEVAIFAKNSDISEEITRLENHLSNFNKTISMNGEVGKKIDFIAQELHREINTIGSKASDFKISKNVIEIKGEIEKIREQAKNLE; the protein is encoded by the coding sequence ATGATCAGATCCATGACGGGATTCGGCAGGGGAGAGGCAAAATTCAATAACGGCAGGATAACGGTCGAGATAAAGACGGTCAACCACAAATTTTTCGACGTTACGTCAAAACTTCCGAACAACACTTCCGAATACGAGGACAGGATAAAAGAGGTCCTGCAGAAGAAGATAAAGCGGGGCAAGATAAACCTTATCCTAAGCTACGACGGCGCGTTCCTTAAGGGCGAGAAGATCCTGGTAAACAAGAAAGCGGCGAAGAGTTACCACCGCGGCATGCTGGAGCTCAGGAAATATCTCGGCTTGAAGGACGACATAACGGTGAAAGACATAATGATGCTTCCAGGCGTGGTCTCCTATGAAAGTAAAGAAGAAGACCTCGCGGCCTTCTGGCCTAAAGTGAAGAAAGCGCTCGATGCGGCTGTAGACAAGCTGGTGGCGGACAGGGAGAAGGAAGGCAGGAACCTCTGCGCCGACCTTTCCAAAAGGACCAAAGATATAGAGAAGATGCTCTCTGTCATAAGATCGAGGGCGCACCTGAACATCGACGAGTACAGGAAGCGTTTCGCCGACAGGGCCAAAGAGCTTACCGGCGGCCGTGAGATCGACATGGGAAGGCTCGAGATGGAAGTGGCGATATTCGCTAAGAACAGCGACATCTCTGAAGAGATCACGAGGCTGGAGAACCACCTCTCCAATTTTAACAAGACGATCTCCATGAACGGGGAGGTCGGCAAGAAGATAGATTTCATCGCCCAGGAACTGCACCGGGAGATAAACACCATAGGCTCAAAGGCCAGCGATTTCAAGATATCGAAGAACGTGATAGAGATAAAAGGGGAAATAGAAAAGATACGCGAACAGGCTAAGAATCTGGAGTGA
- the thrS gene encoding threonine--tRNA ligase yields the protein MDLATLRHSTSHVMAQAVKSLWPDARLGIGPSIEDGFYYDFDKETPFAPEDLEKIEAKMREIVKKDHKFERQEMKKDEAVKFFQKLNQPYKVELIKALPDETVTIYKDGDFVDLCRGPHIESTGKIKAFKLLSIAGAYWHGIETNPMLQRIYGTAFETEKELKEYITLVEEAKKRDHRILGKQLEFFSFNEEVGPGLVLYHPKGAMLRSIIEDYIRKEHIKRGYEFVLGPHIMKSDIWIRSGHYGYYKENMYIFKIEDQEYAIKPMNCPGHILVYQSKTRSYKDLPLRYFELGTVYRNEKSGVLHGLLRVRGFTQDDAHIFCLREQVEEEIIKVIDFVVDTLKVFGFEEFSVELSTRPEKSIGNDADWEAAQAALIGALDRKKLKYAINEGDGAFYGPKIDIKLKDALKREWQCATIQCDFALPERFKLTYVGADGKEYRPIMLHRVILGSVERFTGALIEHFAGALPLWLAPVQCVIIPVSEKAIDYVRQVEKELLEEEIRVTVDVRNERLQKKIRDAEVEKVPYMIVVGEKEAQAKTLSIRSKAKGDLGAMDIGRFVGMLKEEVKNKKADK from the coding sequence ATGGATCTGGCTACATTAAGACATTCTACTTCACACGTCATGGCGCAGGCGGTAAAGAGCCTGTGGCCGGACGCCAGGCTCGGCATCGGCCCGTCGATCGAAGACGGTTTCTACTATGATTTCGACAAGGAGACGCCGTTCGCGCCGGAAGACCTGGAGAAGATCGAGGCGAAGATGCGCGAGATCGTGAAGAAGGATCACAAGTTCGAGCGGCAGGAGATGAAGAAGGACGAGGCGGTCAAGTTCTTCCAGAAGCTCAACCAGCCGTATAAAGTGGAGCTTATAAAGGCTCTCCCCGACGAGACCGTTACTATATACAAGGACGGCGATTTCGTCGACCTCTGCCGCGGGCCGCACATAGAGTCGACCGGCAAGATAAAAGCGTTCAAGCTCCTTTCGATCGCCGGCGCCTACTGGCACGGCATAGAGACGAACCCGATGCTCCAGAGGATATACGGGACAGCGTTCGAGACCGAGAAAGAGCTGAAAGAATATATTACGCTCGTCGAGGAAGCGAAGAAGAGGGACCACAGGATATTGGGCAAACAGCTCGAGTTCTTCAGCTTTAACGAAGAGGTGGGGCCGGGACTCGTGCTCTACCACCCGAAGGGCGCGATGCTGAGGAGCATAATAGAGGACTACATACGGAAGGAACATATAAAGAGGGGATACGAGTTCGTCCTCGGGCCCCACATAATGAAGAGCGACATATGGATACGGTCCGGCCATTACGGTTATTATAAAGAGAACATGTACATATTCAAGATCGAGGACCAGGAATACGCGATAAAGCCGATGAACTGCCCCGGCCATATACTCGTATACCAATCGAAGACGCGCAGCTACAAGGACCTGCCGCTCAGATATTTCGAGCTCGGCACGGTCTACAGGAACGAGAAGTCCGGCGTCCTGCACGGCCTCTTGAGGGTGAGAGGCTTTACCCAGGACGACGCGCATATATTCTGCCTCAGAGAGCAGGTCGAAGAGGAGATAATAAAAGTAATCGATTTCGTCGTCGATACATTGAAGGTATTCGGTTTCGAGGAATTCTCCGTCGAGCTTTCGACAAGACCGGAGAAATCGATAGGCAACGACGCCGATTGGGAGGCGGCCCAGGCGGCCTTGATAGGCGCGCTCGACAGGAAAAAATTGAAATACGCGATAAACGAAGGCGACGGCGCGTTCTACGGACCCAAGATAGATATAAAATTGAAAGACGCGCTGAAGCGCGAATGGCAATGCGCCACCATACAGTGCGACTTCGCGCTGCCGGAGAGGTTCAAGCTTACGTATGTGGGAGCGGACGGCAAGGAATACCGCCCGATAATGCTGCACAGGGTCATCTTGGGCTCGGTCGAGAGGTTCACCGGGGCGCTCATAGAACATTTCGCGGGCGCGCTGCCGCTTTGGCTGGCGCCGGTGCAGTGCGTCATAATACCGGTCTCCGAAAAGGCGATAGATTACGTGAGGCAGGTCGAGAAGGAACTCCTCGAAGAGGAGATAAGGGTCACCGTCGACGTCAGGAACGAGAGGCTGCAGAAGAAGATACGCGACGCAGAAGTCGAAAAAGTCCCGTATATGATAGTAGTGGGCGAGAAAGAGGCCCAGGCAAAGACCCTTTCGATAAGGTCAAAAGCGAAAGGCGACCTGGGCGCGATGGATATAGGAAGGTTCGTCGGGATGTTGAAAGAAGAAGTGAAAAATAAAAAGGCTGATAAATAG
- the rpmI gene encoding 50S ribosomal protein L35 codes for MPKLKTNRSVKKRMRISKNGKIKRFRSSRGHLLTLKSAKRRRHLGKPGTVAKGQVATMYKLLPYGA; via the coding sequence ATGCCTAAATTAAAGACGAACAGAAGCGTGAAGAAGAGGATGAGGATAAGCAAGAACGGCAAGATCAAGCGTTTCAGGTCTTCCAGGGGGCATCTGTTGACGTTGAAGAGCGCGAAGAGAAGAAGACACCTGGGCAAACCGGGTACGGTCGCTAAGGGGCAGGTAGCGACGATGTATAAGCTATTGCCGTACGGAGCGTAG